The genomic interval ACGACTATGTGGGAAGTTTCCCTGTTTCCAGAAAGAAGATTTCCCAGCTCTGTGAGGGATCCTCTTTTTCTTTCCCAGCAAATCCATTTTTTTTGGCGGGCATTGAACTGGCGTTTCCTCTGGAAATAGAAGAAGATGTCTTCTTTATGGGAATATTTTTTATTTAGGCGTTTTGTCTCATTCAAGGCGCTTTTTATAATTTGGTTGTCTTCCTTGGTGAATTCGCTGTCGGCATCCTTGAATTCTCCCAACAAGGCGAAATACAGATTGGTATTTTTGTTGGCGAGATAATATGTCTCGATTTTTTCAAAAAGATCCTTTACGTTTTTTTTAGCGACTATGAGAGACGGTATAACGACAATCGTTGCGGATTCATCGGGGATTCCGTCTTTTAACTGGAGCTTGGGCAAAAAAACCGGAGGGGTAATCTTCAGAAAAATCCAGTTTAGAAATTTGATAATAATTTCGCTTATGGGTATGAATAGGATCAAGCCTGAAAAGACGGCATTGCGGAACAAATCGAAAACCGGGGATATATTGTAAACGAACAAAGCTGTTGCAAAAACCGTCAATATGAATACGGGAAGAAGATACGAAGCCGTTGAAAAGTTATGGAAGTAGTCGGAATTCCGAGAAAAACCCATGGAGGAGATGAGTTCGCTGCGTCCATTGCCTACGAGATAGTATCCGATGTGGGTTTTTCTGAGCGAGTCGCCTTGGTTCTTGGCTTTTTCCGATAAATCCAATGATTTCAGAGCTATCTTTGTTTCATTTATCTTAAATTTTCCAGAGAAGGTTTCTATCTGGTGCCGATAGTGGTCTCTGGATTCGAAATCCATAAGCGTGTATACTCCGGAAGGGTCCTTCCGGAGTATGTTTTCCACGACGGATACGGATTCGAAAATGTTGTTCCAATCGAGCAACGATATATTATTCAGAGAGGTGAAAAGATTGCCTATTTGGTTTTTGTGTGATGACTGGGTCCGCATGGCCAACTCGATTGTTTTTTCTATGGTGGTGTCATACTCCAGAAGCTTGTGCTTGAGGTATTGGGAAACAGATTCATATTTTTCGTGTTCCCTGCGTGTCATTCGCACGAGATATTCTATGTAGGAAGTGGAAACAGTGGAGGCATTTCCTATGTCCTTTTTAATTTGCTCAAGGGCATAGGACATGTCTTCGAAGTCGAGATTCTTGACTTTTTCGCGTTCCAGCTGATTTCTGAAGATGTCGTCTGAAATCTCTTTGATGTGTTCTATTACTGCTAATACGAGCATAGTGTTGAATATCCAAAGCTCTCCTATTGAAAACATGCTTGCGTTTTGATAGGCCTTTAGATAGTTTATTATGATTTCTTCGTTGAAATTGCCGTTTGTTATTTCTACAAGATTAAGAGCGGCGGGATAAATGCGCGGATATCCCTTGAAAATGGATTCTTCAAGTACTCCCAGCTTAATTTTTTGCCTATTGGCGAGAACCATTTTTAATTGCTCGACCTGTTCGTCGACCTTATAGAAATTGTCAAGAATCCAAGTACTTCCGGGATATAGCTCGCCTTCTCCCGTTGCAAGGTCCGACAGGCCTGACGAAAAAGAAACGATATCGGAATGATTCGTTTCCAGGCGGCTGACCAAATTGTTCAAATTATATTTTTTAAAGCTGAAATCGCTTTCAATGGCGATTTTTTCGGCTCGTGTGCGTATCTCTTCCATATTTGCCATAAAACACTTTACCTCCAATGTATTCTTAATCCCAAATGTATTCTTAATCCCAAAGTTAATATCTATATATAAAAGTATACCCTTAAAGTATACCCTTTGTGAAGATGAATACTCTTTTGAGTAAATTAAAAGTAAAATGAGATAGACATTTTGCAAGGGCTGGTGTTCATATTGAGAGATAGAGGTCGAGGTTTGATTTCCTGAGGGAGAAAGGGATAAATGGTCTCCGGAAAGGTTGACAATTTCGTCAAAAAAACATATGATAGTAATTGATTTTGCATGCACCTATAGCTCAGCAGGATAGAGCAACGGTTTCCTAAACCGTGTGCCGGTGGTTCGAGTCCACTTAGGTGCACCATCGTTAACACATTGAAAAATCTTGCTTTCAGCAGGGTTTTTGTTTTGTTTAAAATGGGCATAATCTTAAGGGTTAAAGTTTCCTAGTGCGTCCTAGTAGTGAAAAGCTGTTTATTGCATAATTAAATCACCCCCCGAATCGCGAAACAGAAATCCCCACTATTAAAACGAAGACTTCCTCATAATTGCAAAGGCCATTAAAAAATAATTATATTTAGGATTAACTAAGTTGATTTTCGTTTTGTGGAGGAGTAATATGATATTATTTAAAAGAAAACATCATACGTTTTACGTTTGATGTTTCGGAAATAAGGTAGAGTAAACGTTTGCCAAAATTAGAAAAAAGCTAAATAAGTGAAAGTATCTTTAAAAGACAAGATAAGCGACAATCCGCAATTGAACAAAATTAAAAACGCAATCCCCTTCTATAATCTCCGATTTAGGAGGGGTTAGTTTTTATTGAGGAGCATTTTGCTCCTCAATGTATCTTTTTATAATCTCAATTGTTGCCCCACGGGTGTTCTGGCACTTCTCATAAAATGATAATTTTAATGTATTACAATACAACATGATGCGCTACATTATAAAACAAACAGGAGGAAACAAAATGGCAAGGAAAAAATCGATTTTAGATCTGAATAAGATGAAGAAAACAGGGGAAAAAGTATCGTGGATTACTGCTTACGATTTCCCGATGGCTTCATTCGCCGAAGAAGCTGGAAT from Peptostreptococcaceae bacterium carries:
- a CDS encoding 3-methyl-2-oxobutanoate hydroxymethyltransferase produces the protein MARKKSILDLNKMKKTGEKVSWITAYDFPMASFAEEAG